The Mucilaginibacter sp. PAMB04168 genome contains the following window.
GTGGAACGGTATCACTGGAGTTGCCAACCTTTAACTTCAACATGTCCTCCATCAGTCCTTTTGATAGCAGGGACAGAGTAGGAGAGCCTAAATGGTACCAGCGCGTTACAGTAAGTTATACCTTGCAGGGAACCAACAAGGTTAATGACGTGCCCGAGTCGCAGCTGTTTAAGGCATCCACTTTATCTAAACGCCTGCAAAATGGTTTCTTTCACCAAATACCTATAGGTTTAAACCTGAATGTATTGAAGTATTTTCAGTTTAATACCAGCGCCAATTATTCTGAGCGGTGGTATTTTCAAAGTATTCGCAAACGCTATGCCCGTGGTAGCATCCGCGGCAACGAACAACTGGTTACCGATACTGTTCCGGGCTTTACCAGGGCAGGGGAATACGCGTTGAACGGCGGCTTTTCAACTAAAGTTTATAACACACTTTCGTTTAAAGGCGGTAGTCTGAAAGCCATCCGCCACGTGATGACGCCTTCATTAAGCTTTAATTATCGCCCCGATTTTGGTGATCCCGTTTATGGCTACTATCGCCAGGTGGTTAGTGATGCTATTGTGCCCTATCCGGCAACATCACAAAAGTATTCAATATATGAAAGTTCGGTTTTTGGTGGCCCAAGTTCGGGCCGGTTTGCGGGTGTGAGCTTTTCGTTAGATAATACCATCGAAGCTAAAATGAAAGCCCGTAGTACTGATACATCGGGTGCCGACCGCAAGGTGAGCATTTTACAGGGTTTAAGCCTGAGTACAGCATACAACTTTGCTGTCGACTCGTTTCGCCTGTCGCCAATAAATCTAAACGCGCACACGGCGCTTTTCAATCAAAAGGTAAGTGTGAGTTTAAACGGTACATTAAATCCTTACGTTACCGAAGTGCGCGACTCGGTTAGTAACGGTACACTGGTGAAATACATTCGTCCGGTTGATCGGTACACCTTTCAGAACGGTCGTTTTCCCACGCTTACCAACTTATCCATGTCAATGAGCTTTAGCTTAAACTCGGCAACCAACAAGAAAAATCCGGCTCCTAACACGTTGCAAAATATGACTGCCGGTCAAGCTCAGCAATTAGCCATGATTGACAGCGACCCCAGTCGTTATGTGGATTTTAATGTACCTTACAACGTAAGTGTCAACTTCAACTTTAATTATAACAACTCCTACCTTACCAAAACTACATCAAGCACGGTGAGTGCGAGCGGCGATGTCAACGTATCGCCTAAATGGAAGGTGCAGTATACTACCAATTACGATTTTAAGGCGGCTAAACTGGGTATCACACAATTTTCTATCTACCGCGATTTGCATTGCTGGGACCTTTCTTTCAGGTGGACTCCTTTTGGTATATATAAATCTTTTAGCGTGGATTTACGTGTGAAAGCCTCTATTTTGCAGGATTTAAAACTTACCAAACGAAAAGATTATTATAACAATTAATCATGCTTGCAGAAATTATAACCATTGGCGATGAGATACTCATCGGCCAGATTGTAGACACAAACTCTGCCTGGATGGCGCAGCAGTTAAACGCCATTGGTGTACGCATTAAGCAAATTTCGTCGGTTTCAGATGATCGCCAGCATATACTGACTGCTTTGGCAGAGGCGCAGCAGCGTGCAGATATTGTTTTAATTACAGGCGGATTAGGCCCTACCAAAGATGATATCACTAAAAAAACGCTGGCCGATTATTTTGGCGTGGGCTTTGTTGAAAACGCTGAAGCGTTAGCCAACGTAGAGCGTATTTTTGCCAAATATAATCGTCCATTGTTAGAGGTTAACCGTCAGCAAGCATTGGTGCCTGCCAATTGCGGGGTGCTTAATAATCAAAATGGTACGGCACCCGGCATGTGGTTTAATCATAACGGTAAGATATTCGTGTCTATGCCGGGCGTTCCGCATGAGATGATGTATATGGTTGAAGAGCAGGTAATCCCCAAACTAAAGGCCACTTTTAAGTTACCCGTTATTATTCATAAAACTATATTAACCGTAGGCGAGGGAGAGTCGTTTTTGGCTGAGCGTATTGCAGATATTGAAGAAGCATTACCTCCCTATATCAAGTTGGCTTACTTGCCAAAACTTGGGCAGGTGCGTTTGCGCCTGAGCGGTTACGCTGATGATGAAGCAATATTACAACAGGAAATAGATACTCTGGCAGCCCATCTTACCGATCGTTTAGGCAGTGTAGTAGCAGCGCAAGAAGATATTGCTCTGGAGAAAGCCATTATGAACAAGCTGGAGCAACTCGGTCAAACCATATCTCTTGCCGAAAGTTGCACCGGTGGCTACCTTGCGCATTTGTTTACGCAGCACCCCGGCTCATCTAAAACGTTTTTAGGGGGCGCCGTGTCTTATTCTAATCAGTTAAAGGAGAGTATATTGGGTGTTACAGAAGATAATTTACGCCAGTACGGTGCGGTAAGTGAGCAAACAGCCACACAAATGGTGGAGGGCGCATTGCGCAACTTTAAATCAGACTATGCTATTGCGGTTACCGGCATAGCTGGCCCCGATGGTGGTACGCCCGAAAAGCCTGTTGGCACCGTTTGGATAGGCGTGGCGGGCAAAGGGAATATAGTGGTTAAAAGGTTTGTTTTTGGCAACAAGCGCCGTCAAAATATTGAGCGCACGGCCATCACTGCACTCGGAATGTTGAATACTTTACTTGCAGCTCAGTAAAACTAACAGATAAATAAGTAATTTTGGCCATAAATTGTAGAGATTAAACATGGCGAAATACCAGCTGCTGCTGCCAAAAATGGGCGAAAGTGTTGCCGAAGCAACGGTGATTAACTGGCTTAAAAATCCCGGAGATAAAATTGATGCCGATGATGCGGTAGTAGAGATTGCTACCGATAAGGTTGACTCTGAGGTACCCTCGCCGGTTAGCGGTGTGCTGGTTGAACAATTGTGCCAAAAAGATGAGGTAGTACAAGTAGGCAGTCCTATAGCTATTATTGAGGTAGAGGGTGAAGAACAGCATGTGGTTGAAGCCGCCCCTGTTTCATCACAACCTGAAGCGCCGATTATGGATCCGGAGCCGGTTCCTGAAGCTGTAGTGGAAAAAGAAATACCGGGTTTGGAGCACCTGACCAAGCCTGATGTGCCGGCCATACAATCATCAGGTATTCGTTTTTACTCGCCGTTGGTACGCAACATTGCCAATCAGGAAGGCATCACTCAGGCAGAGCTTGACGGCATACCAGGCACCGGCGCCGAAGGTCGTTTAACTAAAGATG
Protein-coding sequences here:
- a CDS encoding putative LPS assembly protein LptD, encoding MIVNAIAHAHKASYYNTTVFTADTLIKLDSVKDKKLLKPAQRIAAKAKRSAKQDTSKKVARLDTTKKKPGGLQSEVKSVADDSTYTDPDKKITYLFGNARVTYEDFSLDADYIRVDQTNHLIFASGRRDPKTRRYTGRPIAKNKDESPLTADSILYNYQTKRAYSYNTSTEQEGNFITGGEAKKLNETEVAYHNILFSTCSLPYPDTHFGIVITKGIGEKNRIISGPAYLEIAGVPLPVAVPFGFFPKPNSRSSGFILPSFGEDARLGFFLRNFGYYKAFSDYLDLTTMASVYSRGSVEIGTTARYLKRYKYQGTLALNFGSHNYGVSGDPFTRDYNIQWTHSQDANAHPGSTFSASVNAATQSYYANNPATTNYNIQQLTQNNLRSSISYSRTWAGTPFNLTTSLSHSQDLSRGTVSLELPTFNFNMSSISPFDSRDRVGEPKWYQRVTVSYTLQGTNKVNDVPESQLFKASTLSKRLQNGFFHQIPIGLNLNVLKYFQFNTSANYSERWYFQSIRKRYARGSIRGNEQLVTDTVPGFTRAGEYALNGGFSTKVYNTLSFKGGSLKAIRHVMTPSLSFNYRPDFGDPVYGYYRQVVSDAIVPYPATSQKYSIYESSVFGGPSSGRFAGVSFSLDNTIEAKMKARSTDTSGADRKVSILQGLSLSTAYNFAVDSFRLSPINLNAHTALFNQKVSVSLNGTLNPYVTEVRDSVSNGTLVKYIRPVDRYTFQNGRFPTLTNLSMSMSFSLNSATNKKNPAPNTLQNMTAGQAQQLAMIDSDPSRYVDFNVPYNVSVNFNFNYNNSYLTKTTSSTVSASGDVNVSPKWKVQYTTNYDFKAAKLGITQFSIYRDLHCWDLSFRWTPFGIYKSFSVDLRVKASILQDLKLTKRKDYYNN
- a CDS encoding competence/damage-inducible protein A, with the translated sequence MLAEIITIGDEILIGQIVDTNSAWMAQQLNAIGVRIKQISSVSDDRQHILTALAEAQQRADIVLITGGLGPTKDDITKKTLADYFGVGFVENAEALANVERIFAKYNRPLLEVNRQQALVPANCGVLNNQNGTAPGMWFNHNGKIFVSMPGVPHEMMYMVEEQVIPKLKATFKLPVIIHKTILTVGEGESFLAERIADIEEALPPYIKLAYLPKLGQVRLRLSGYADDEAILQQEIDTLAAHLTDRLGSVVAAQEDIALEKAIMNKLEQLGQTISLAESCTGGYLAHLFTQHPGSSKTFLGGAVSYSNQLKESILGVTEDNLRQYGAVSEQTATQMVEGALRNFKSDYAIAVTGIAGPDGGTPEKPVGTVWIGVAGKGNIVVKRFVFGNKRRQNIERTAITALGMLNTLLAAQ